A section of the Metabacillus endolithicus genome encodes:
- a CDS encoding tripartite tricarboxylate transporter substrate binding protein, giving the protein MKKTMLVVLVGLLSFMLAACGGDKEKANSSESSSNYPEKPITVVAPSGAGGGWDLTARALAKVLSDTKLVEETLTVENKPGGGGAVYMAEFATQEKNNPYKLMISSPPILINHEKKEGNSPYGYGDTTPLAQLTKDYGAIVVKSDSPFNDLQSALDAIKADPTKVTVAGGSSPGSMDHLVAVLPAFKSDIDPKSVKYVSYDGGGEAIAALLGGNADLIATDASAIGEYVKSGKVKVLAVSSPERLEGDLADVPTFKEAGIDADFTIWRGVFGPKELKEEELAFWDKTLQKLSESEEWNNEVKSNGWESEFKNSTDFKKFLDEQNVVIQDLLTALGMQK; this is encoded by the coding sequence ATGAAGAAAACAATGTTGGTTGTATTAGTTGGACTTCTAAGTTTCATGTTAGCTGCTTGTGGTGGAGATAAGGAAAAAGCCAATAGTAGTGAAAGTAGCTCTAATTATCCAGAAAAACCAATCACAGTTGTAGCTCCATCAGGTGCAGGCGGCGGCTGGGATTTAACGGCAAGAGCATTAGCGAAGGTTTTATCTGATACAAAGTTAGTTGAAGAAACATTAACAGTTGAAAATAAACCAGGTGGTGGTGGTGCTGTTTATATGGCAGAGTTTGCAACTCAAGAAAAAAACAATCCATATAAATTAATGATCAGTTCACCGCCGATTTTAATAAATCATGAGAAAAAAGAAGGAAACAGTCCATATGGTTATGGCGATACAACACCTTTAGCACAGCTTACAAAAGATTACGGAGCTATTGTTGTAAAAAGTGATTCACCTTTTAATGATTTGCAATCTGCATTAGATGCCATTAAAGCGGATCCAACAAAAGTGACAGTTGCAGGCGGATCTTCACCTGGCTCAATGGATCATTTAGTAGCAGTATTACCTGCATTTAAGTCTGATATTGACCCGAAATCAGTGAAATATGTTTCATATGATGGTGGTGGTGAAGCGATTGCGGCACTGCTAGGAGGAAATGCCGACTTAATTGCTACAGATGCTTCAGCTATTGGAGAATATGTGAAATCAGGAAAAGTGAAAGTGTTGGCCGTTAGTTCACCTGAACGTTTGGAAGGTGATTTAGCAGATGTACCAACTTTTAAAGAAGCAGGGATAGATGCAGACTTTACAATCTGGCGTGGTGTATTTGGACCAAAGGAATTGAAGGAAGAAGAATTAGCTTTCTGGGATAAAACATTACAAAAACTGTCAGAAAGCGAAGAATGGAACAATGAAGTGAAATCAAATGGGTGGGAAAGTGAATTTAAAAACTCAACAGATTTCAAGAAGTTTTTAGATGAGCAAAATGTTGTGATTCAGGACCTCTTAACAGCATTAGGCATGCAAAAATAA
- the secG gene encoding preprotein translocase subunit SecG gives MHTALIILLVIVSVALITVVLLQSGKSAGLSGAISGGAEQLFGKQKARGLDLVLHRATVVLSVLFFVLTVLVAYVVQ, from the coding sequence ATGCATACAGCATTAATTATTCTACTTGTTATCGTTTCAGTTGCTTTAATTACAGTTGTGTTATTACAATCTGGTAAAAGCGCAGGGTTATCAGGGGCAATCTCTGGTGGAGCGGAGCAGCTTTTTGGAAAACAAAAAGCTCGTGGACTAGACTTAGTTTTACACCGTGCCACAGTCGTACTTTCTGTTTTATTCTTTGTTTTAACTGTTTTAGTAGCATATGTAGTTCAATAA
- a CDS encoding tripartite tricarboxylate transporter TctB family protein gives MSKAFDRYSSVIFMVIGIFFVVESQKISESAYGSNVGPDMFPTILGAVLVLLSLRLFYETFKYVNEQKGKEELDYKRFFIILISAILYASFIETLGFILTTFLFLLVSFIAMDKKNILKSIVIAACFSGGVYYLFVEVLEGSLPGFPTWF, from the coding sequence ATGAGTAAAGCTTTTGATCGTTACTCAAGTGTTATTTTTATGGTCATAGGAATATTCTTCGTTGTCGAAAGCCAAAAAATTTCGGAAAGTGCATATGGGAGTAATGTTGGCCCTGATATGTTTCCAACTATATTAGGGGCTGTATTAGTCTTGCTTAGCCTTCGTCTATTCTATGAAACATTTAAATATGTGAATGAACAAAAGGGGAAAGAAGAGCTAGATTACAAGAGATTTTTCATTATTTTAATTTCTGCTATTCTTTATGCTTCATTTATCGAAACATTAGGTTTTATATTAACAACATTTCTCTTTTTACTTGTTAGTTTCATCGCAATGGATAAAAAGAATATACTAAAATCCATCGTTATTGCAGCATGCTTTTCAGGTGGGGTTTATTATTTATTTGTTGAAGTTCTTGAAGGCTCTTTACCTGGCTTTCCAACTTGGTTTTAG
- a CDS encoding response regulator: MKVEVMVIEDDARIAEINSRFTKKIDGFEVVAIATSGAEAIELLEIIQPQLVLLDVFLPDMLGTDLGRVIRKSYPDIDIIMITASSEVDIVGDSLRNGVCDYIVKPVTFERFKTSLEAYQKRLEKLKTTKHLTQEEITALWSLSRQDSHLVEEDGAPKGIDPLTLNKILEFLLNVAEEGITAESLSKQSGVSRSTARRYLEYLISQKKVYAELVYGNVGRPERRYFRFQS, encoded by the coding sequence ATGAAAGTAGAAGTAATGGTGATTGAAGATGATGCTAGGATAGCAGAAATTAATAGCCGTTTTACAAAGAAGATAGATGGCTTTGAGGTAGTAGCCATAGCAACGTCTGGGGCGGAAGCAATTGAATTACTTGAAATTATTCAACCGCAGTTAGTTTTGTTAGATGTGTTTTTACCAGATATGTTAGGAACAGATTTAGGGAGAGTCATCCGTAAGTCTTATCCAGATATCGACATTATTATGATTACTGCATCTTCAGAGGTTGATATAGTTGGAGATTCTTTACGAAATGGGGTTTGTGATTATATTGTCAAACCGGTTACATTCGAGAGATTTAAGACAAGTCTAGAAGCCTATCAAAAAAGATTGGAAAAATTAAAAACGACTAAACATTTAACCCAAGAAGAGATAACAGCTTTATGGAGTTTATCCCGACAAGATAGTCATTTAGTAGAGGAAGATGGTGCGCCAAAGGGGATTGATCCACTAACGCTCAACAAAATATTAGAGTTTCTTTTAAATGTTGCTGAAGAGGGGATTACAGCTGAATCATTAAGTAAACAGTCTGGAGTTAGTCGATCAACAGCAAGGAGATATTTGGAATATCTTATTTCACAAAAAAAGGTATATGCAGAGCTAGTATATGGAAATGTTGGGCGTCCGGAAAGAAGGTACTTCCGTTTTCAGTCATGA
- the rnr gene encoding ribonuclease R: MDQEIQVHIDKLLSFMKEEAYKPLTVQELEQAFGIEDSTEFKDFVKALVVMEDQGLVVRTRSNRYGLPEKMNLIKGKLIGHSKGFAFVDPEDTALDDIFIPPTELKTAMHGDVVMVRVSASTGGTRQEGTIVRILERGITEVVGTYTESKNFGFVVPDDKKIANDIFIPKNASKGAVEGHKVVVKLTTYPEGRMSAEGEVIDILGHKNDPGVDILSVIHKHGLPGPFPVEALEQANDVPETIREEDLKDRRDLRNETIVTIDGADAKDLDDAVTVTQLDNGHYKLGVHIADVSHYVTEKSPLDREALDRATSVYLVDRVIPMIPHRLSNGICSLNPKVDRLTLSCEMEIDEKGTVVKHEIFQSVIKTTERMTYSDVNKILEDRDEELLKKYESLIPMFEQMGELAAVLRQKRMERGAIDFDFKEAKVLVDKEGKPTEVVIRERSVAERLIEEFMLLANETVAEHFHWMNVPFIYRIHEDPNAEKLQKFLQFITNFGYSVKGAGNEIHPRALQDILEEVQGKPEETVISTVMLRSMKQAKYDPESLGHFGLATEFYTHFTSPIRRYPDLIVHRLIRTYLIEGKVDEETRAHWAESLPVIAEQSSNMERRAVEAERETDELKKAEYMLDKIGEEYDGMISSVTNFGMFVELPNTIEGLIHVSYMTDDYYRYDEQHYAMIGERTGNVYRIGDEITVRVVNVNKDERAIDFEIVGMKGTRRRPEKDKPKVIIAGKGRKDSNGRGGSNNGKTHGNDKDGEWSTRPPRKKKKKHFENAPNAKRKKKR, translated from the coding sequence ATGGATCAAGAAATTCAAGTACATATTGATAAGCTGCTTTCGTTTATGAAAGAAGAAGCTTATAAGCCCCTAACTGTTCAAGAGCTTGAACAAGCATTTGGAATAGAGGATTCAACGGAGTTTAAAGACTTTGTGAAAGCATTAGTTGTTATGGAGGATCAGGGCCTCGTTGTAAGAACAAGAAGCAACCGTTACGGGTTGCCAGAAAAAATGAATTTAATTAAAGGAAAGCTAATTGGTCACTCAAAAGGATTTGCTTTTGTTGACCCTGAGGACACTGCTTTAGATGATATCTTTATTCCACCTACTGAATTGAAAACGGCTATGCACGGTGATGTTGTTATGGTCAGAGTCAGTGCAAGCACAGGTGGGACAAGACAAGAAGGAACGATTGTCCGTATTTTAGAGCGTGGAATAACAGAGGTTGTTGGTACTTATACGGAAAGCAAAAATTTCGGTTTTGTTGTTCCAGATGATAAAAAAATCGCTAATGATATTTTTATTCCAAAAAATGCATCAAAGGGTGCTGTTGAGGGACATAAGGTTGTTGTGAAATTAACAACTTATCCTGAAGGACGCATGAGTGCAGAAGGGGAAGTTATTGACATTCTCGGTCATAAAAATGATCCTGGTGTTGATATTTTATCTGTTATTCATAAGCACGGATTACCTGGCCCATTCCCAGTCGAAGCACTTGAGCAAGCAAACGATGTTCCGGAGACGATTAGAGAAGAAGATCTAAAGGACCGCCGTGATTTAAGAAACGAAACAATTGTTACGATTGATGGCGCTGATGCGAAAGATCTAGATGATGCTGTTACAGTGACACAACTAGATAATGGCCACTATAAGCTTGGTGTTCATATTGCCGATGTTAGTCATTATGTAACAGAGAAGTCTCCACTTGATCGTGAAGCATTAGATCGTGCGACAAGTGTGTATCTTGTTGACCGTGTTATTCCAATGATTCCACATCGTTTATCAAATGGAATTTGTTCTTTAAATCCTAAAGTGGATCGTTTAACACTTTCTTGTGAGATGGAAATCGATGAAAAAGGAACAGTTGTTAAACATGAAATTTTCCAGAGTGTGATAAAAACAACAGAGCGTATGACGTACTCTGATGTAAATAAAATTTTAGAAGACCGTGATGAAGAGCTTCTAAAAAAATATGAAAGTCTTATTCCAATGTTTGAACAAATGGGTGAGCTTGCAGCAGTACTGCGCCAAAAGCGTATGGAGCGAGGTGCCATTGACTTTGATTTTAAAGAAGCAAAGGTGCTTGTCGACAAAGAAGGAAAGCCAACGGAAGTTGTGATTCGCGAACGCTCAGTAGCAGAGCGTCTTATTGAAGAGTTTATGTTGCTTGCCAATGAAACAGTAGCAGAGCACTTCCATTGGATGAATGTACCGTTTATATATCGAATTCATGAAGATCCAAATGCTGAAAAACTACAAAAATTTCTTCAGTTCATTACGAATTTTGGGTACTCAGTAAAGGGTGCAGGAAATGAAATTCATCCAAGAGCATTGCAAGATATTTTGGAAGAAGTACAGGGTAAACCAGAAGAAACAGTTATCTCAACAGTTATGCTCCGTTCGATGAAGCAGGCTAAGTACGATCCTGAAAGCTTAGGTCACTTTGGACTGGCTACGGAGTTTTACACACATTTTACATCACCAATTCGTCGTTACCCTGATTTAATTGTGCATCGATTGATCCGCACATATTTAATAGAAGGAAAAGTTGATGAAGAAACTCGTGCACATTGGGCGGAAAGCTTACCTGTAATCGCGGAACAATCCTCCAACATGGAACGAAGAGCGGTAGAGGCAGAGCGTGAAACAGATGAACTGAAAAAAGCGGAGTACATGCTTGATAAAATTGGCGAAGAATACGACGGTATGATCAGTTCTGTTACAAACTTTGGTATGTTCGTTGAGCTTCCAAATACAATAGAAGGTCTTATTCACGTCAGCTATATGACAGATGATTATTACCGATATGATGAGCAGCATTATGCGATGATTGGGGAACGAACTGGTAATGTCTACAGAATTGGTGACGAAATCACTGTACGCGTAGTAAATGTAAACAAAGACGAGCGAGCAATTGATTTCGAAATTGTTGGTATGAAAGGGACAAGAAGACGTCCTGAAAAAGACAAACCAAAAGTCATCATTGCTGGTAAAGGAAGAAAGGATTCCAATGGTCGTGGCGGCAGTAATAACGGCAAAACACATGGAAATGACAAGGATGGCGAATGGTCAACACGTCCACCTCGTAAAAAGAAGAAAAAACACTTCGAAAATGCACCAAATGCAAAACGTAAGAAAAAGCGCTAA
- a CDS encoding alpha/beta hydrolase: MKRVLPKPFTFEGGDRAVLLLHGFTGNTADVRMLARFLSEKGYTCHAPQYKGHGVPPEELVHTGPEDWWKDVQEGYEHLKNMGFEDIAVGGLSLGGVFSLKLGYTLPVKGIVPMCAPMYIKSEEVMYQGVLEYARNYKKFEGKSPEEIEEEMKEFEKTPMNTLKALQELIADVRNNVDMIYSPTFVAQGRHDHMINTDSANIIYNEVENDHKQIKWYEESGHVLTLDKERDQLHEDVYQFLESLDW, encoded by the coding sequence ATGAAAAGAGTTTTACCAAAGCCGTTTACATTCGAAGGCGGCGATAGAGCTGTTTTATTATTACATGGATTTACAGGGAACACAGCGGATGTTCGAATGCTGGCACGCTTTCTTAGTGAAAAAGGCTATACATGTCATGCACCACAGTATAAAGGCCATGGTGTACCGCCAGAGGAGCTCGTTCATACAGGGCCTGAAGATTGGTGGAAGGACGTACAAGAAGGGTATGAACATCTGAAAAATATGGGTTTTGAGGACATAGCTGTTGGGGGATTATCACTTGGTGGAGTTTTCTCATTAAAATTGGGTTACACTTTACCTGTAAAGGGAATTGTCCCAATGTGTGCGCCAATGTACATTAAAAGTGAGGAAGTTATGTATCAAGGAGTTCTCGAGTACGCGAGAAATTATAAAAAGTTTGAAGGGAAGTCTCCTGAGGAAATAGAAGAAGAGATGAAGGAGTTTGAGAAGACTCCAATGAACACATTAAAAGCCTTACAAGAGTTAATTGCAGATGTCCGAAATAATGTAGACATGATCTATTCGCCAACGTTTGTGGCACAAGGTAGACATGATCATATGATTAACACTGACAGTGCAAACATCATCTACAATGAAGTAGAAAATGATCATAAGCAAATAAAGTGGTACGAAGAGTCTGGACATGTGTTAACACTTGATAAAGAACGTGATCAACTCCATGAGGATGTGTATCAATTTTTAGAAAGCCTTGATTGGTAA
- a CDS encoding response regulator transcription factor encodes MYKILLIEDDNKIAEILASHLKKYGYEVYLIQHFDAIKKEFLSIEPDLVLLDINLPYFDGFYWCRQIRTVSKVPIIFISARTDDMNQVMAIENGGDDYITKPFHLDIVVAKLKSAIRRAYGEYALSSHKDSAIIELGQLFIYPQKLEVEWKDTRLTLSHKEFQLLSLLINNHHRVVSRDELLEALWDEVEFVDDNTLTVNVNRVRKKLADLGLEDAIKTVRGQGYRLHTYWLGD; translated from the coding sequence TTGTATAAAATTCTACTTATTGAGGATGACAATAAAATTGCAGAAATTTTAGCCAGTCACTTAAAAAAATACGGATATGAAGTCTACTTAATTCAGCATTTTGATGCGATAAAAAAAGAATTTCTCTCTATTGAACCGGATCTTGTTCTCTTAGATATCAACCTTCCCTACTTTGATGGCTTTTATTGGTGTCGACAAATTCGCACAGTTTCTAAGGTTCCTATTATCTTCATTTCAGCAAGAACGGATGATATGAATCAAGTGATGGCCATAGAAAATGGTGGTGACGACTATATCACAAAGCCGTTTCATTTAGACATCGTAGTCGCCAAGCTAAAAAGTGCTATTCGCCGAGCTTATGGAGAATATGCCCTCTCCAGTCATAAAGATTCAGCGATCATTGAACTTGGACAGTTATTCATTTACCCGCAAAAGCTTGAGGTTGAATGGAAAGATACACGTCTCACTCTATCACACAAAGAATTTCAGCTATTATCTCTGTTAATAAATAATCATCATCGAGTTGTATCACGGGATGAGCTTCTTGAGGCATTATGGGATGAGGTTGAATTTGTAGATGATAATACGTTAACAGTTAATGTAAATCGAGTCCGGAAAAAGCTCGCTGATCTAGGGTTGGAGGATGCGATTAAAACAGTACGTGGTCAGGGGTATCGATTACATACATATTGGTTAGGTGACTAA
- a CDS encoding ATP-binding protein produces MKRTNRPKLYIRIILFALSLILLIVLLCSILYYHTLSKTVEQQISKRALHVATTIANMPEIHEAFDTEDPSRIIQPLVEKIRGEIGAEYIVIGNKEGIRYSHPIPERIGKKMVGGDNVKALKEGKSYVSKATGSLGPSLRGKVPILDGDEIIGVVSVGFLIEDIENTVFDYGKPVIWIAITAFLLGTLGSIILARRIKNTMMGLEPEEIATLFKQRNAVIETVHEGIIVINEDGKILIINQAAYDILSLDKTKPVVGEQVFDIIPNSSLLDVLRTGEKQLDKQLEIRNKIIIANRIPVKYGDEVIGVVSSFRLKSDIDQLTEELSQVKRYTEALRAQTHEFNNLLYTISGLIQLGSLDEALTLIHEETESQRDFTQFLMRKIKDPWLGGILLGFYNRAKELKVSFHVDRESSLEEIPKHIGYSSLVSILGNLITNGFEELEKQKRKERYVRFFITDLGDDLIMEIEDSGTGVEPHMLTEIFKKGFSTKDGKNRGLGLAKVSELVEELNGSITIETGELGGALFIIAIPKEEPK; encoded by the coding sequence TTGAAAAGAACGAATCGACCTAAGCTTTATATACGTATTATTTTGTTTGCCCTTAGTCTTATTTTATTAATTGTTCTTTTATGTAGTATTTTATACTATCATACTTTATCAAAAACAGTTGAGCAGCAAATTAGCAAAAGAGCTTTACATGTTGCAACAACGATAGCGAACATGCCTGAGATTCATGAAGCATTTGATACTGAAGATCCATCTAGAATTATTCAGCCTTTGGTTGAAAAAATAAGAGGAGAAATTGGCGCTGAATACATCGTAATTGGTAATAAAGAAGGAATTCGATATTCACACCCAATTCCTGAGAGAATTGGTAAAAAGATGGTTGGAGGAGACAATGTTAAGGCGTTAAAAGAGGGGAAATCTTATGTTTCCAAGGCAACTGGATCCTTAGGGCCTTCATTAAGAGGAAAGGTGCCAATTCTTGATGGTGATGAAATTATAGGTGTAGTCTCAGTAGGTTTTTTAATTGAGGATATTGAAAATACAGTCTTTGATTACGGAAAACCAGTTATTTGGATTGCCATTACTGCATTTCTTTTGGGAACATTAGGTTCGATTATATTAGCAAGAAGGATAAAGAATACAATGATGGGACTAGAGCCTGAGGAAATTGCTACATTGTTTAAACAACGTAATGCTGTTATTGAAACGGTTCATGAAGGAATCATTGTTATTAATGAGGATGGAAAGATATTGATCATCAATCAAGCTGCATATGACATTTTATCACTAGATAAGACAAAACCTGTTGTTGGAGAACAGGTTTTTGATATTATCCCTAATTCTTCTTTACTAGATGTTCTAAGAACAGGCGAAAAGCAACTAGATAAACAACTAGAAATTAGAAATAAGATCATTATAGCAAATCGTATTCCTGTTAAATATGGAGATGAAGTGATTGGTGTCGTTTCTAGCTTTAGACTTAAATCTGATATTGATCAATTAACAGAAGAATTATCACAAGTGAAGAGATACACAGAAGCCTTAAGAGCGCAGACCCACGAGTTTAATAACTTGCTTTATACGATTTCGGGATTAATTCAATTAGGGTCATTGGATGAGGCCCTTACACTTATCCATGAAGAAACAGAAAGTCAGAGAGACTTTACACAATTTCTCATGAGGAAAATAAAAGACCCATGGCTTGGTGGGATTTTACTAGGGTTTTACAATCGTGCTAAAGAGCTAAAGGTTTCCTTTCATGTTGATCGAGAAAGCAGTCTGGAGGAGATTCCTAAGCACATTGGTTATAGTAGTTTGGTTTCAATTTTAGGAAACCTTATAACGAATGGATTTGAAGAATTAGAAAAGCAAAAACGTAAAGAACGATATGTACGTTTTTTTATAACTGATCTAGGTGATGATCTCATTATGGAAATTGAAGATAGTGGAACCGGTGTTGAACCTCACATGTTAACTGAGATTTTTAAAAAGGGTTTTTCAACGAAGGATGGGAAAAATCGAGGGCTTGGCTTAGCGAAAGTGAGTGAATTAGTCGAGGAGCTAAATGGGAGTATTACAATTGAAACAGGCGAATTAGGTGGTGCTTTGTTTATTATTGCGATCCCAAAGGAGGAGCCAAAATGA
- a CDS encoding sensor histidine kinase, which translates to MFLTFYLRERIPYILNTLLTIGIVTLIAGLSLREQQNSLDVSDIFYMIVISLFFLSITIIIDYSRQRAFLKRLYTQSQNTSFSYQSVEALRAAGPASIQQKLWITLLENVHEQYMNDLDRYQHAQSQHFHFTNQWVHHMKTPVSVISLLIQEGKNEHSLSKDVLLDIEEENERFRHGLDMMLHVARLDHFSVDLQAKKIDLVSMLRQVINQEKRQFIKRKLYPTLITSHDEIFVYSDEKWIFVVFHQILINALKYSPQYENKTITIEINKEDDQSIVSISDEGIGIPDHDLKRIFDPFFTGENGRIQKEATGMGLYLVKEICQHLGHQINVTSSVGKGTTFSIHFTSKTLHSNMTNL; encoded by the coding sequence ATGTTTTTGACATTCTATTTACGTGAACGAATTCCATATATCCTCAACACCTTGCTGACTATTGGGATTGTAACACTTATTGCGGGTCTTTCCTTGAGAGAACAGCAGAACTCTCTAGATGTTTCAGATATTTTTTATATGATTGTCATTTCACTGTTTTTTCTTTCAATCACGATTATCATTGATTACAGCAGACAACGTGCTTTTTTAAAACGTTTATATACTCAATCTCAAAATACTAGTTTTTCTTATCAGTCTGTGGAAGCTTTGCGTGCAGCCGGACCTGCTAGCATTCAGCAAAAGCTTTGGATCACACTTCTTGAAAATGTTCATGAACAATATATGAACGACCTAGATCGCTATCAGCATGCTCAATCTCAGCACTTTCATTTTACAAATCAGTGGGTGCATCATATGAAAACACCCGTTTCTGTGATTTCTCTTCTTATTCAGGAAGGAAAAAATGAACATTCCCTTTCAAAGGATGTTCTACTAGATATTGAGGAAGAAAATGAACGTTTTCGTCACGGACTTGACATGATGCTTCATGTTGCAAGACTTGACCACTTTTCAGTTGACTTACAAGCGAAAAAGATTGACCTAGTTTCGATGCTCAGACAGGTCATCAACCAAGAAAAACGTCAATTTATAAAAAGAAAGCTATACCCAACACTCATAACCTCACATGATGAGATATTTGTTTATAGTGATGAAAAATGGATTTTTGTTGTTTTTCATCAAATTCTCATAAACGCTTTAAAATATTCTCCACAATATGAAAACAAAACAATTACAATCGAGATTAATAAAGAAGATGACCAATCAATAGTTTCTATTTCTGATGAAGGAATTGGGATACCTGATCATGATCTGAAGCGAATTTTCGACCCGTTTTTCACAGGAGAAAATGGTCGCATTCAAAAAGAGGCAACTGGAATGGGCTTATATTTAGTAAAAGAAATTTGTCAGCATTTAGGACATCAAATTAATGTGACATCATCTGTCGGAAAAGGCACAACCTTCTCCATTCACTTTACAAGCAAAACCTTACATTCAAATATGACAAATTTGTAA